ATTGacccttaaaaagaaaatttatcttatttgaaaagaaattgccCGATTGTGATTCAATTAGGTCAATCAAACTTTATGAATATAATCTAGGGATCttttattgacttaattgaataattatcaTGAAAGGCAACGAGTCAGAACCATAGGTACCTTGAATTGAGCCTAAAAAGctaaaatgattgaattggcaattcaatgggcaaaattacgaactaattaaaattaaattcaattagCGCCACAATTGCCCTATCTATTAAACTAGCCATGTATAAGATCACTTAATATGTTCAAATTGACATCGGATTGAAGTGCTTGAGCTAATGTTGAAAATGAAACTAGGTCTAATATCAAAATTGAAcctagatttatgaaattaaaccataatcTTGAATGAGTAAACTtaaatttttccaattgaaacttaattgcttgactttctTATACTTGGAAgagtaaaattttcaaattgagaAGTTCTGATGTGAATTTCTCACAATCAATTTtggatttggacttatcttatgAAAATGAGTAAAGAACAATCATCCGTTCGCAATTCATGAAGAATTGATTTTGGTCTCTTAACTAGGGCTCAAAACagcaatttgtattttgactGGGCAATTCGTGAAAATTGAATGCACGAGTGGATTTAAAATAGTCTCTAAACTAAATGTCGAAGAATGAACTACATCTAATTACGACAACAATgaaagtaatttgatttttggcgatttagaacctaaaactgagAAATTCAGAAAGTAAGATTCTTattgatttttgcaaaaattttgacacgAAAGTCAAAttaacattaaaagaaatgtctttgtgaattttttattttttcaatttttttatcaaaagtttgatcaaaagtcaaccatttagttgactttgatttcttggtcagatctttgaatttttgataaattaatttgaaaaaagtgaaattaaaattaaatggcatcttttttactaaaatgtcaatttttgacccgaaattgacttttggtcaaaatgTTGACGAAAAAGTTAACCCAAAAGTTAATCGTttgatttttgggttttccttgAAAATAACTTGTGTTGCTTTAAAACAACATAACCCagagaaagaattgaaaaatgacattttttttttcgccgaGAAATGGGCTTTGTCGCGATCAGAAACCcgaatctcaaattttttttttatctttcatgatGCGTCGACTAAAAATCATATGTCAATAGTTACtagttcttcttcctccttcatttatTAAACTAGTAAGCACAGGCCCACCAAATTCTCTTTTAGGGATGTTTTTAATTAGAATCAAATTACGAAACTCATAAAATGTCTACTTCTTAACCTAGAAGAATTACTAACGATAGTAACAGCAGTGTACCAACTGCTAAATAATTaagataataaaatcaaaacacATACCTCAACATTaaaatcaatctcaatcaaaCTCAAATGATTAAACATCACattaaattcattgatatgCTTAGAAATTGATGTACTATCACTTATCTGTAAGTAACGGCAGTGTACCAActattagataatgatgataataaaatcaaagcacATGCATTAGCATTaaaatcaatctcaatcaaaCTTAAATGATTAAacatcacattgaattcattgataccCTTAGAAACCAACGTACCATCACTCATCTATAGAGCATTTTTTCATCAAACCCCAATGGTCTTTTTGTTCACAATGTCAAATGTGATATTATGAGCCAATGTTAGCCAAACAACACCCAAGAGTAGTCTATCCGGCAAGAGGTATGTGCGGAGTCCTTTGATATAGACAACTCTCAATTTGCATCTTCCATAAAtcaatcatttccatcaaatctATGGTTTCCACTTTTCCTTCTTATGTCATTATTGATTTGTTTCAACCTAACCAAGCCTGTATTTGATATCAAATGTTGTTAAAAGCAATGTATTGAACGATaaataaacacaaaaagaaaatgaatcaaaTACTATTTTTACGTGGCTTGGTTAGAAGGACCTACTTCTTGGGAAGAGCAGCACTTGATTCCACTTTAAATCAAGCAATATACTGAAAATTATAACTACATCCGAATTACTCAAACATTCAATGTTTTCCAGCTCCCAAATAAACCTAACAAGTCATGCAGTATGTTTTTTGGGGGGGTGTAAATATGTGAAAACCATTAATCATATGGGATACAAAAGCTTAGGGGAATTCCCTAACATTTCAAAGAAACTAACTATGCGAGAAGATGGAGATATGAAACCTCCATATAGTAGTCAACAAAACGTTTGCTTGGGAAGGCTTACTATGTTGGTAGAGTGACGCCCTACCTCTTACAATCTTTCGAAAAGTTATGCCGTATTTAGCCCTCACTATTCTTTGTGAAACAATCTCTTTATCTCGCAAAGTAATTCATaaatatttctagaaaatttaTTGGCTTGCACCAAAAGTTTCTCTTGGATACAATTCACGAAGAAGGCCTACTTCTTATATAGAAAAGATTTGcatcaaaaagtgaaaatcctTTTTGTGAAACCTTCTCGAATTAGGAAACCATTCAAACTAGCAAACATCCTCAAACTAAAAAACCTACTTGCATTGAGTTTCCTCAGCAGCTTGCATTTTTGTAAGGTATTTGAATAACTCACACTTGTGCCACTCTTATACAATTGTTATTTGCCGATGACACCATCTGCTTCTTCGAGGCAACGAGAATAGAGTGACAACTATCGGCAGTATTGAATGAGTATCGGCAAGCATTGGACGAGGCTATTAATCTAAAAAACCAGGCGTGCTCTTTGGCATATGCATAGATGGGGCATTTTGCAATGACTTGGAATGATACTTTGGAATTCCACCGATCTGGAATGGCTCGAGCAAAGAAGTCTTTCGAATGGATTACATGGATCGAGCTAGAGGCAAACCGACGGGGTGGAAGGATCGTTCTTCTCCAAGGTAGGTATAGTCTTAATCAAATTAGCAGTGCAAGCAATTTCCCCGTTCGCAACATCAATCTTGAAGGGTGCAAATAGtaaccattttatttctttaattttatatttttctaattcctAAGAATAGGTTTggataaaaaatcatttaatataatgcaattttatttttcaattttcggGACAATTTTTTAGCctaaaaatatgtttggaatagaaatgaaaagtaacaattttctcattttctatttctaaaataaaaatgagaaataattttttttctcatcgcTTGCTCTTGTTGCTAACAAGCTACCCACTTGCTGTCATCCACCATTTGCTGTCGTCCGTCAGCCGccaaacataaattttgtgtcattattaaacgcatatttttgctcaaaaactcatctagaaaatagaaatagaaaaatcgataTATGACTTGAAATAGGATCTAGGAATAGGATGCCTATTATTCGCACACTAAGATACCCATCTCTATTTGGAAAGCCATCAACTAACCGATGGCAAGCCTTTGATTGAAATCTAACTTGGAAGGCAAGGGGATTTACTTGAAAAGACGGTCCAAGCTAAAGAATACTCTCTAGGGGGGTTGGAGAAGCATTGCAGCAGGGAGCTACTTACTTCCAGAGCGAACTACGCGGCGCATTGGAGACGGGGCGAAATGTCAAAAGATGGTTGGCCGCCGAAAGGAATCCTGATGGGGTCCGTATCGCGGTCGCGACAAACGGATGAGGATCGCTGTCGGGATCACCGGTATTGTTCAGCAGTTCTTACTCAGACGAAGATGAGAAGAGCATGGCTTGATTCGCTGGAGGGCCGTGATCGGAACGAAGGATCCAAACTCGTCAAAGCGGATTCCGAGTTCGGCCAACCAACTTTTCGGTTGATTAACTTGTTGAAAACGTTGCTTCTCTCCCAACCGAAAGCGAGAGCTCAACCGTCTTGAAGCTTTATCCATCATGAGCTCATGACTAAGGAGTTTAGTCCAAGCTGCACCCTCCAGCTGTGGTGATCGAGTTCGTATTCGAATCCCAGCCAAAATGCATAGACCCTAATACTTCTCGAAATGACATGTCATCCCCGTTTTCCCGTTTCTCtgtccttttgtttcttttgagcATCGGTATAGTGGAgcaaaattatccaatcagtTCTATCTATCGTAcgaatgtcaattcagtcattaaatttttaattttatcgaTTTAAACATAAACCTTTGAGAGAATAGATCAGAATTTCacgtaaaattttataattaaatggtAAAATATATCTTAAGCTCCTAGCTAAGAAGTTTAGTAATAGCCTCCAGCTCAATAATCATATCTTGCGGTGATGGAGTTCATATTCTAGTCCCAGCCAACATGCGTAGACCCTAATACGTCTAGAAGAAAGCACCAAGACGTAGATAATGGCATGTCGTCTACGTTTTCCTTTTCTCGGTCTTTTTGTCTCATTCGAGCCTATATGTGGGGGCAAAAATCCAATCAGCCATAAACCTATTGTGCAGATGCCAATccagtcctaaaatttttcctttgccaatttaattatgaatttttggtgcaaaatTCTAATCTAGTCCTAGATACAGTTAGTGTCAGCCGCCTTATGTGGCACACCGTGATGCTAATGATTTCCGGCGAAAATTGACTGGAAGGATTAGattggaattttgcacaaaaatttttatgactaaattgataaatttagatCAATATTAACatctatacaataaatttaaggtTAATTAGTCAATTTCTGGATGGAGTGCTTTTGTCGTTTTGTGATCTGTCTTCCACTTGTGTCTTTATCTTCACCAACCCCCCGCGGAAACCAGCACCAACGCAGTCGTTCTTCCCACATGGAAAAATTCCGCCGCGGCAAGTAGCACGGAAGGTGATGGGAAGCCGATCCCCTGCTGACTTCGTCATAAGTTTGGTGTCGGTCCACTTGTTTCGACGACTAACTTGCGAATGGACTATTACCGGACCGGACATTCTCTATTCTTGCAACCGCGAGCAATCTCGTAATTAATATCCTGACTTAGTAACCTAATTTTTAATCGGTACCGGCCGCCATTGACCATGATGTTGCAACCGCGACCAATCTCGCATGTAAGGTCCTGACTTAGTAACCTCATATTTGATCGTTTCCGGTTACTATTGACCGTGATGTCGAAATCAAATATTCTCTATTCTTGCAACTACGACCAATCTCGTACATAATGTCTGGACGTAGTAACCTAATTTTTAATCGGTACTGGCCAATGTTGACCGTGATGTCAAAACAACTTGGTCGCTGGATAATTTGTGACCAAAATCATCATTACCGAAgccgaaaggaagaaagaaacaaaaaaggaattttaGAGCAATCTGGCATTGACTTTAACGAAAGGAGATGAAAAaagattagaaattttttcGTAAGACCGTATTTTGTGCATGATTCTACGTTAAACAAAGCGGGCTTTCCCGGAGTTCCTCTTCGACCGTCAGCCGATCACTGCCCCTCCGCAGTCGTCACCACGAACCTCCCGTTcccggtcgccgccgcctcccgcagCTCCCCGATCCCGACTTCGGCGCAGGTGTACGCCACCCTCTTGCCCAGGCTCCGGCCTCTCGCCGCTGCGTCGCGCGCGGCCCCCACCTCCACGCCCCCGATTCGACTTCCCTTTCGCACCAGAACACGAGCTCGGGCTTCGAGTTGCTGTACAGGTACAGAAAATCGCCGCTCAAGCACATGCCGATGGACGAAACGCAGCAATTGTCGTCTCGCAATTCCTTCACCAATTCCTCCGGCATGTCGCAGATCTCTTCGAGCCCGTCCGCCTCGACCGTCATCGATCCCCACAGTTTCACGCCCTTCAGGTCCTCCGAATTGCCCAGGAGCCCCGCCATGACAAGGCGGTCGCCGGAGAAGCCGATGATGGAGTAGAAGACGTCGCGGTCCGGGCGCAAGTCGTACGGCCCGAACCACGCCCCTGCCTCCGGATCGAACACGTGGGTCGCGCCGGTCAGTTTCTCCATGACGTACATCCTCCGGCCGTCGGCGGCGACGGAAAGCCACAGGGATGCGGAGGAGTCCTTGAGCGGGGCGGGCATGGGGTCGCACGCGCTCCACGTGCCGGCCCGCGTGTCGTAGACCTCGACGGAGAGGGGGTCGTTCTCGAAGTCGCAGGCGCCGCCGGCGAC
This region of Eucalyptus grandis isolate ANBG69807.140 chromosome 8, ASM1654582v1, whole genome shotgun sequence genomic DNA includes:
- the LOC104414173 gene encoding F-box/kelch-repeat protein At1g23390, which encodes MAAAARKHGSLDDDGGEEKEAGAVLHGDVLELTLSHVPLVDLVPAARVSRSWSLAVSSSLRHLRRPRPWLLVHYQSPRPPHAVSSRAYDPRSRVWMDLEAGPGAAAAKLLASAPLRSSHSALLYGVSPARLSFSPDPLHLTWRHASPPSAWRVDPAVALVGSRLVVAGGACDFENDPLSVEVYDTRAGTWSACDPMPAPLKDSSASLWLSVAADGRRMYVMEKLTGATHVFDPEAGAWFGPYDLRPDRDVFYSIIGFSGDRLVMAGLLGNSEDLKGVKLWGSMTVEADGLEEICDMPEELVKELRDDNCCVSSIGMCLSGDFLYLYSNSKPELVFWCEREVESGAWRWGPRATQRREAGAWARGWRTPAPKSGSGSCGRRRRPGTGGSW